DNA sequence from the Prolixibacter sp. SD074 genome:
GAAAAGTAATATACCGGTTATTTTACTAATATGCCTAACTTTGGGGTTGGCATCTTGCAAAAAACAGAATATACCGGAATATTTTGCGCAGGCCAAAGTCGATTTTACGTATGCAGAACCCGATGGTGCAACTGACTCTATTCATCCGGTAACGGTTACTATCAACTGTGAAGCGGTGAATCACCCCGAGTTTAAAGGTTCACTCGCCCCTTACGCGAATGATTCCTACTGGAAATTAACCATGGCTGAAGAGGGAAAGATCAGCCACACCTATAATTTCGCTGTCACCGACGGACTAACGGCCATTTATAATCAATCAGTTGAAGTCACCCGAGGCGATACGGTTATTTTCGCTCTCAGTGGAAAATTCCAGATGAATGTTTCAGCTGACGTAACCAAAGTATACCTGATTAATCAATCGGATACACTGATTGTTCCCTGATAGTTACCGGCCGATGGGATGGATCTTTCCCGGAATCCGGTTTGCATAACAATAAACGCATCCCAACGGACAGGTATCGTACTCACCAATATCTTTTGAAGCAATGCACCCGCAATCAGCACGTTGCGACTTATCCTTAATTTTTAAGTATTGCCCATTTTCCTTTCCGGGAAAAAGCGTTTCCTGCCCTCCAACAAAAGCCATCAACTTTTGATCCTCCGGGAATAGTTGCCGGATTAAATCGTCGTCGATGCATTTGTTCGGCTGAATACCATACTTGCTCAAGTCAATAGCTTCGCAACAAGAGCGCAATTCGAGGTCATACTTCTTCCCGATAACCGCCAACAACTGTGCTGCTCCCCGCATTAATTCAGGTGTAAATTCACGGTAATCTACCTGGGCATTCCGCAGGTTCCTTTCCACTTTCCGGTAAGCCGAAATATCAGCAAAACTGAATACCAGTTTTCGGGTATACCCACTCAGTTGACCAGCCAAAGATTCCACTCGTTGCATCACTTTTTTCAACGAAAGTTCGCCGGTAATCAACAACGGATCGAAACGCCAGATAACTTTCTCCGGTCCAATCATTTTAGACAATTTCCGAAAGGTTTCTATTCGTTTCGCCACCGAAGGGACAAAAGGCTCAATACCTTCCGTTTCATAATCATTCAGTGTAAACTGGAAATAGTAATTCAGATGACGCTCGTCGAGCATTGGAAGAATCGAAAAAAAAGAAGCTGGATTTTTGCTCCAGAAGACGAAAAGTCGCACATGAGCGAAGGAAACATAGCTGACTTGCTGACTGTAGGGATTTTTCCAACTTACATAGCCTTCCTCCAACCACTTTTTGAACCACGCACCGTAATTGGCAGGTATATCGGTGCGGCGACTGGCCGAGATAACAAGCGGGGCGACAGCTTTCTGTTCGCTTCCGTCGGGTAATTGTATGGTTGTCTTCTCCCAGTTCATACAGCCGTGTTTTCAGCGTCATCCAAATATCCTCCGGCCAGCATACGACCGGGGCAACCGGTAAATTAACGAGCCCGGTATTTCAATGAAGGAGGGTTTTCCGTATTAATAATCGCCTGTTTTGAATCTGCAATGGTTATTTCCCGCCAGGGGAATGGAAACGGAAAGAAATTGATAACCGTTCCGGTCTCGCTAATGATATCGAGGGTGAAGTCGCCGGTTTTCCTAAGCGAAGCAGTAGGTGTTTCCTCAGTATCCGCGATCCGCACCCAGGCATTTCGCGAACTGAACCAAACGGGAAAATCAATGTGGGTATCAGGCTGGACCGGATTTTCACCTTTCATACCACTAAAGAAGTTATTTTTTCTTCCTTTCGGGAGGATAAATTCGGTCAATTCTCCGTTGATATCAATGTTCTCCGATAAACCGGAGAGAACTTCATACCGGAATGCCATGATATTGTTCCTATACAACCGCACCAATATCTTCATGCGCCGGTCCGGGACCTCCTTGCTTCGCAAATAGATGGCCATCTCGTTATAGCTGTGCGCATCGGCGGCTTCGCCAGCCTGTTGCTCGCGGAATAAACGACCAATCACCTTTTCAATTTCAGGCTGAGCCAAAAAAGGTTTGTTCTGAATATTCGTTAGCCCAAGTCGTGATGGTTCAAGGATATTTCTTCCCTTATAATTGATACTAAATAATATTCCCTTTTGCGGGAAAGCTTCGAAAAACAACTTAATCTGACCACTTGGAGCATGCACCTCCAGCGCGCTTTCTCCATTAAACCGATAGAAATCTTTCTTGGGTTGGTAACACCCTGGGAGGAGGAGAAGGAATACGAAAATGGCCAAAATGTATGTTGCTTTTTTAAACAGGTTCCCGGATCGTGTCATCTTTCTAAATTTTTAAGTCAGGTTATCATGTAGACAAAGTAAATGCTTTCATGATAATATTCTAACTTTGCCGGAAGAAGTTTTGCCATTAAATATCCCGATATGGGTACCATCAAAAATATCATCTTCGATTTAGGGGGCGTCATCCTGAATATCGCACCGGAACGTACGGTTGAAGCATTTGCATCGCTTGGGCTGGAAATTCCGTTGGGTGAACGTGGCTGGTTCTACCATCACGATATGTTCTACCTGTTGGAGCAGGGGGCTTCGTCGCCTGAAGAGTTTCGGGACAATGTGCGTCGATTACTCAACCGGGACATTCCCGATTCGGCTATTGATCATGCCTGGTGTGCCATGATTCTCGATATTCCGGCTGACCGGATTGAGTACCTAAAAAGCCTAAAAAAGCAATTCCGGATTTTTTTATTGAGCAATACGAATGAAATTCACCGGCAACAATACTTCCGGGATTTTCAATCGGCATATGGTTTTATTTTTTCCGAATTATTCGAGCAAGATTATTACTCACATCAAATGGGAATGAGAAAACCCGATCCAACCATTTTTACCCAGGTTTTGAAAAATCATGATTTAATGCCTGAAGAGACCTTGTTTATTGATGATTCGGAAGTAAATATCAAAGCCGCATCAGTCCTCGGCATACAGGCATTGCATATCGAACCCGGAACACTAATAACAGCGCTCCCGGATTTTCTCAAAGGTTAAAATAAGTTTTTGAGTATTTATTCTACCTGTCTACCTGGAAACAACCGGCTCGTACCAGTCTCCATTTTCCATCATCAGCTTTTTCAACTCATCCACAGCTCTTTCAGATGGCACATGACGTTTCACCAGTTTCTGTCCTTTGTAAAGATTGATATGTCCGGGGCCGGAACCAACATAACCGTAATCTACGTCGCCCATTTCGCCCGGGCCGTTTACCACGCAGCCCATCACACCAATTTTCAGGTGGTTGAGATGGCGGAAATGTTTTTTCACTTCGGATAAGGTCCCCTGAAGTTCGAAAAGGGTCCTACCACA
Encoded proteins:
- a CDS encoding DUF1848 domain-containing protein, whose translation is MNWEKTTIQLPDGSEQKAVAPLVISASRRTDIPANYGAWFKKWLEEGYVSWKNPYSQQVSYVSFAHVRLFVFWSKNPASFFSILPMLDERHLNYYFQFTLNDYETEGIEPFVPSVAKRIETFRKLSKMIGPEKVIWRFDPLLITGELSLKKVMQRVESLAGQLSGYTRKLVFSFADISAYRKVERNLRNAQVDYREFTPELMRGAAQLLAVIGKKYDLELRSCCEAIDLSKYGIQPNKCIDDDLIRQLFPEDQKLMAFVGGQETLFPGKENGQYLKIKDKSQRADCGCIASKDIGEYDTCPLGCVYCYANRIPGKIHPIGR
- a CDS encoding HAD family phosphatase, with the translated sequence MGTIKNIIFDLGGVILNIAPERTVEAFASLGLEIPLGERGWFYHHDMFYLLEQGASSPEEFRDNVRRLLNRDIPDSAIDHAWCAMILDIPADRIEYLKSLKKQFRIFLLSNTNEIHRQQYFRDFQSAYGFIFSELFEQDYYSHQMGMRKPDPTIFTQVLKNHDLMPEETLFIDDSEVNIKAASVLGIQALHIEPGTLITALPDFLKG
- a CDS encoding glycoside hydrolase family 97 N-terminal domain-containing protein, whose amino-acid sequence is MTRSGNLFKKATYILAIFVFLLLLPGCYQPKKDFYRFNGESALEVHAPSGQIKLFFEAFPQKGILFSINYKGRNILEPSRLGLTNIQNKPFLAQPEIEKVIGRLFREQQAGEAADAHSYNEMAIYLRSKEVPDRRMKILVRLYRNNIMAFRYEVLSGLSENIDINGELTEFILPKGRKNNFFSGMKGENPVQPDTHIDFPVWFSSRNAWVRIADTEETPTASLRKTGDFTLDIISETGTVINFFPFPFPWREITIADSKQAIINTENPPSLKYRAR